One window of the Candidatus Nanopelagicales bacterium genome contains the following:
- a CDS encoding HNH endonuclease signature motif containing protein: MSVVPSVVPPALPLVAAVAGVEADLDRLLGSAAVADAGDLDLADAAEALARVRAKLAAVDAAVVRRFTASGIWAGDGSRNAKAWLRTHTRAGHGEVAARARVADLCARHRHLAARLADGTVSTEHLRAVADAHAWVPALSSALDAAEPAIADYAACHTPQELRRFLSALLIRVDAAAVDDADAHRLHERAGLDVATLMDGWVQVAATLPPDIGATFLACLQSAGLAVRRADGATPADHQTDRGPGSTGSASASTASASTGAASDGAASTGADGQVCDRRPRRIRNLDALARLLAAAEASLGPSRLPDVRGSRPVVQITVTPAELARLAEHADPADAADAADALQLALDDRPTAALAGANGAVTVPLGPAGARRIACDAAIRRLVVDPGGAVLDVGRTTRVISPAQRAAVTHRDTGCRWPGCDCPIDEIHHIVHWAHGGPTDLANLVGLCWWHHHEVHERRWRITGHPDHRLEFHPPDGVGRALTPAA; the protein is encoded by the coding sequence GTGTCCGTCGTGCCGTCCGTGGTCCCGCCTGCGCTGCCGCTGGTCGCGGCCGTGGCCGGGGTGGAGGCTGACCTGGACCGGCTGCTGGGTTCCGCGGCGGTGGCCGACGCCGGCGACCTGGACCTGGCCGACGCGGCGGAGGCGCTGGCGCGGGTGCGGGCCAAGCTGGCCGCGGTCGACGCCGCGGTGGTGCGGCGGTTCACCGCCTCGGGGATCTGGGCCGGCGACGGGTCCCGCAACGCGAAGGCCTGGCTGCGGACGCACACCCGCGCCGGGCACGGCGAGGTCGCCGCGCGAGCCCGGGTGGCGGACCTGTGCGCCCGGCACCGCCACCTCGCCGCGCGCCTGGCCGACGGCACGGTCAGCACCGAGCACCTGCGCGCGGTGGCCGACGCCCACGCCTGGGTGCCCGCCCTGTCCTCGGCGCTGGACGCCGCCGAACCCGCGATCGCCGACTACGCGGCGTGCCACACCCCGCAGGAGCTGCGCCGGTTCCTGTCCGCGCTGCTGATCCGCGTCGACGCCGCCGCGGTGGACGACGCCGACGCCCACCGGCTGCACGAGCGCGCCGGGCTGGACGTGGCCACCCTGATGGACGGCTGGGTCCAGGTCGCGGCCACCCTGCCCCCGGACATCGGCGCGACGTTCCTGGCCTGCCTGCAATCCGCCGGCCTCGCCGTCCGCCGCGCCGACGGCGCCACGCCTGCGGACCACCAGACCGACCGCGGCCCCGGATCCACCGGCAGCGCCTCCGCGTCCACCGCCTCCGCGTCCACCGGCGCCGCGTCAGACGGCGCCGCGTCCACCGGCGCCGACGGGCAGGTCTGCGACCGGCGGCCGCGGCGCATCCGCAACCTCGACGCCCTGGCTCGCCTGCTCGCCGCCGCCGAGGCCTCCCTCGGCCCGTCCCGACTCCCGGACGTGCGCGGCTCGAGGCCCGTCGTCCAGATCACGGTCACCCCCGCCGAGCTCGCCCGCCTCGCCGAGCACGCCGACCCGGCCGACGCGGCGGATGCGGCCGACGCGCTGCAGCTGGCCCTCGACGACAGGCCCACCGCCGCGCTCGCCGGGGCCAACGGCGCCGTCACCGTCCCGCTGGGGCCGGCCGGAGCGCGCCGCATCGCCTGCGACGCCGCGATCCGCCGCCTCGTGGTCGACCCGGGCGGCGCCGTGCTCGACGTGGGCCGCACCACCCGCGTCATCAGCCCCGCCCAACGCGCCGCGGTCACCCACCGCGACACCGGTTGTCGATGGCCAGGCTGTGACTGCCCGATCGACGAGATCCACCACATCGTGCACTGGGCCCACGGCGGCCCCACCGACCTGGCCAACCTCGTCGGACTGTGCTGGTGGCACCACCACGAGGTCCACGAACGACGATGGCGCATCACCGGGCACCCCGACCACCGGCTCGAGTTCCACCCGCCGGACGGCGTCGGGCGGGCACTGACGCCCGCGGCCTGA
- a CDS encoding UdgX family uracil-DNA binding protein (This protein belongs to the uracil DNA glycosylase superfamily, members of which act in excision repair of DNA. However, it belongs more specifically to UdgX branch, whose founding member was found to bind uracil in DNA (where it does not belong), without cleaving it, appears to promote DNA repair by a pathway involving RecA, rather than base excision.), whose protein sequence is MTESPIPPTTAPVPPGASLDGLRRAAADCTACELAAQPGVRTVFSRGPATARIALVGEQPGDVEDREGLPFVGPAGKVLDRALGDAGLDPAAVYVTNAVKHFRFRPPDRPGGRRIHVTPDLEHLEACRPWLRAELAIVDPEIVVLLGATACRSLLGPQVRVMRDRGVLRPRPTWPDEPARVGLAWWLVTVHPSSVLRADDQEAAYAALVADLTVAAHALAL, encoded by the coding sequence GTGACCGAAAGCCCCATCCCCCCTACCACCGCGCCGGTCCCGCCGGGCGCGTCCCTGGACGGGCTGCGCCGCGCCGCCGCCGACTGCACGGCGTGCGAGCTGGCCGCCCAACCGGGCGTACGGACCGTGTTCTCCCGCGGGCCCGCGACCGCCCGCATCGCCCTGGTCGGCGAGCAGCCCGGCGACGTGGAGGACCGCGAGGGGCTGCCGTTCGTGGGGCCCGCCGGCAAGGTGCTCGACCGCGCGCTCGGCGACGCCGGGCTCGACCCGGCCGCGGTGTACGTCACCAACGCCGTCAAGCACTTCCGCTTCCGTCCCCCGGACCGCCCCGGCGGCCGGCGGATCCACGTCACCCCGGACCTCGAGCACCTCGAGGCCTGCCGACCCTGGCTGCGGGCGGAGCTGGCCATCGTCGACCCGGAGATCGTCGTGCTGCTCGGCGCCACGGCCTGCCGCTCGCTGCTGGGACCGCAGGTGCGGGTGATGCGCGACCGCGGCGTGTTGCGCCCGCGGCCGACCTGGCCCGACGAGCCGGCCCGGGTGGGGCTGGCCTGGTGGCTGGTGACCGTGCACCCGTCGTCGGTGCTGCGGGCCGACGACCAGGAGGCCGCGTACGCCGCGCTCGTCGCCGACCTCACGGTCGCGGCGCACGCCCTGGCCCTCTGA
- a CDS encoding metal-dependent transcriptional regulator, which produces MSDLIDTTEMYLRTVFELEEEGITPLRARIAERLGQSGPTVSQTVARMQRDGLLTVEGDRHLELTPAGRELATRVMRKHRLAECLLVDVIGLDWADVHSEACRWEHVISDSVERRLLELLDHPTTSPYGNPIPGLDELGEVPDGSPATAAADAGLAPLDQAARDEVARVVVRRIGEPVQNDPQTMALLRRAGAVPGGSVKVLRAPGGVLVGSAGEYVELGHDVAAYVFVDVPS; this is translated from the coding sequence GTGAGCGATCTCATCGACACGACGGAGATGTACCTGCGCACCGTCTTCGAGCTCGAGGAGGAGGGCATCACCCCGCTGCGGGCCCGGATCGCGGAGCGGCTGGGCCAGTCGGGCCCGACCGTCAGCCAGACGGTGGCCCGGATGCAGCGCGACGGCTTGCTCACGGTGGAGGGCGACCGACACCTCGAGCTGACCCCGGCCGGCCGGGAGCTGGCGACCCGGGTCATGCGCAAGCACCGGCTGGCCGAGTGCCTGCTCGTGGACGTCATCGGGCTGGACTGGGCGGACGTGCACTCCGAGGCCTGCCGATGGGAGCACGTCATCTCCGACTCGGTCGAGCGCCGGCTGCTGGAGCTGCTCGATCACCCGACCACCTCGCCGTACGGCAACCCGATCCCGGGACTGGACGAGCTCGGCGAGGTCCCGGACGGGTCGCCGGCGACGGCGGCCGCGGACGCGGGCCTGGCCCCGCTGGATCAGGCGGCGCGCGACGAGGTGGCGCGCGTGGTGGTGCGGCGGATCGGGGAGCCGGTGCAGAACGACCCGCAGACGATGGCGCTGCTGCGCCGCGCCGGCGCGGTCCCCGGTGGCTCGGTCAAGGTGCTGCGCGCCCCCGGCGGCGTCCTCGTCGGCAGTGCGGGGGAGTACGTCGAGCTCGGCCACGACGTGGCGGCGTACGTGTTCGTCGACGTGCCGAGCTGA
- a CDS encoding metal-sensitive transcriptional regulator, translated as MQIEEACRRDVVTRLRRVQGQVAGIIAMIEEGRDCGEVVTQMAAVSRAFDRAGFKIVSNGLQQCAAAQERGEAPPMTPEQLEKLFLALA; from the coding sequence ATGCAGATCGAGGAAGCCTGCCGCCGCGACGTGGTCACGCGGCTGCGCCGGGTCCAGGGCCAGGTGGCCGGGATCATCGCGATGATCGAGGAGGGCCGCGACTGCGGCGAGGTCGTCACCCAGATGGCCGCGGTGTCGCGGGCCTTCGACCGGGCCGGCTTCAAGATCGTCTCGAACGGCCTGCAGCAGTGCGCGGCCGCCCAGGAGCGGGGCGAGGCGCCCCCGATGACGCCCGAGCAGCTGGAGAAGCTGTTCCTCGCGCTGGCCTGA
- a CDS encoding ribonuclease III domain-containing protein yields MTAQPPTGHPPERPDWRADLDPAEAERVERLDDALGLRLRDPELVHALVDPRGPLFQRLEWVGDSLLDAVTVRALLERQRWDNPDLGAVSDRRQQLVSDRALTRVARVSGLPPVGGFRASSQRLADRVEACIGAAWVDAGPVAAAAVARHLVTDPVLSEQQVRVTRPPGRGPADLARLEGALGHGFATPGWAAWAVEPGAQRRRLALLGDAVLEASSATALYEELPTADEGVLSERRRALDNNHRLAAAGARLGLRPLRQGSQGRGSRRRRRADIDRDVADSVQALVGAVAMDADVPTAIAAGRRVLGHPPHHGGPDHGPPAPAPRVGP; encoded by the coding sequence GTGACCGCTCAGCCGCCCACCGGGCACCCGCCCGAGCGGCCGGACTGGCGGGCCGACCTCGACCCGGCCGAGGCCGAGCGGGTGGAGCGCCTCGACGACGCCCTCGGCCTGCGGCTGCGCGACCCCGAGCTGGTGCACGCGCTGGTCGACCCGCGCGGACCGCTGTTCCAGCGGCTGGAGTGGGTCGGCGACTCGCTGCTCGACGCGGTCACCGTGCGGGCACTGCTGGAGCGCCAGCGCTGGGACAACCCCGACCTCGGCGCGGTCTCCGACCGTCGCCAGCAGCTGGTGAGCGACCGGGCGCTGACCCGCGTCGCCCGGGTGTCCGGACTGCCTCCGGTCGGCGGGTTCCGGGCCTCCTCGCAGCGGCTGGCCGACCGGGTCGAGGCCTGCATCGGCGCCGCCTGGGTGGACGCCGGGCCGGTCGCCGCGGCCGCGGTCGCCCGCCACCTGGTCACCGATCCGGTGCTGTCGGAGCAGCAGGTGCGGGTCACCCGGCCCCCCGGCCGCGGGCCCGCCGACCTGGCCCGGCTCGAGGGCGCCCTCGGGCACGGCTTCGCGACCCCCGGCTGGGCGGCCTGGGCGGTCGAGCCGGGAGCGCAGCGCCGCCGCCTGGCCCTGCTCGGGGACGCGGTGCTGGAGGCCTCGTCGGCGACCGCGCTGTACGAGGAACTGCCGACGGCCGACGAGGGCGTGCTGTCGGAACGCCGGCGCGCGCTGGACAACAACCACCGGCTCGCCGCGGCCGGGGCGCGGCTGGGGCTGCGCCCGCTCCGGCAGGGCTCCCAGGGTCGGGGGTCCCGGCGTCGGCGGCGTGCCGACATCGACCGGGACGTGGCCGACTCGGTGCAGGCCCTGGTCGGCGCGGTGGCGATGGACGCCGACGTGCCCACCGCGATCGCCGCCGGCCGGCGCGTCCTCGGGCACCCGCCCCACCACGGCGGACCCGACCACGGGCCCCCGGCCCCCGCTCCTAGGGTGGGGCCATGA
- a CDS encoding SDR family oxidoreductase, producing MTAPTNAAALATLRDGCLQGRTALVTGGGSGIGRATAVLLARLGARVAVVGRRLEALAETAEVARELPHRPELLPVSCDVRETDQVDAMLDRVLDAFGRVDLLVNNAGGQFVSPAEQITPKGFRAVTRLNLDATWYVTTQVAARSMIPAGYGKVVSVTMTPRRGMPGMAHSSAARAAVESLTRTLAVEWGRHGIRLAAVAPGIVHTPAWERYGLDPDQIAQIVPLARLQAADEVAAVIAFLLSPAGDYITGTTVVADGGLDVSGPGSAFGAS from the coding sequence ATGACCGCCCCCACCAACGCCGCGGCGCTGGCGACCCTCCGCGACGGCTGCCTGCAGGGCCGGACCGCCCTGGTCACCGGGGGCGGGTCCGGCATCGGCCGGGCCACCGCGGTGCTGCTGGCCCGACTCGGGGCCCGGGTCGCGGTGGTGGGCCGGCGGCTGGAGGCATTGGCCGAGACGGCCGAGGTCGCCCGCGAGCTGCCGCACCGCCCCGAGCTGCTCCCGGTGTCGTGCGACGTGCGGGAGACCGACCAGGTCGACGCGATGCTGGACCGGGTGCTCGATGCGTTCGGCCGGGTCGACCTGCTGGTCAACAACGCCGGCGGCCAGTTCGTCTCGCCCGCCGAGCAGATCACCCCCAAGGGGTTCCGCGCCGTCACCCGGCTGAACCTGGACGCGACCTGGTACGTCACCACCCAGGTGGCGGCCCGCTCGATGATCCCCGCCGGGTACGGCAAGGTCGTCAGCGTCACCATGACGCCGCGCCGCGGCATGCCGGGGATGGCGCACTCCTCGGCCGCGCGGGCGGCCGTGGAGAGCCTGACCCGGACCCTCGCCGTGGAGTGGGGCCGGCACGGGATCCGGCTGGCCGCCGTGGCACCGGGCATCGTGCACACCCCGGCGTGGGAGCGCTACGGCCTGGACCCCGACCAGATCGCGCAGATCGTGCCGCTGGCCCGGCTGCAGGCCGCCGACGAGGTCGCCGCCGTGATCGCGTTCCTGCTCTCCCCGGCCGGGGACTACATCACGGGTACCACGGTCGTGGCCGACGGCGGCCTGGACGTGAGCGGCCCCGGCTCGGCGTTCGGCGCCTCCTAG
- a CDS encoding C40 family peptidase — MRPSRRPAAVAAALAAGLLTAGLVLPASPATAATPAAATTPAAVAVPRADGSGGSGGSADASAAYGRAEQAASRAQARAAAIRATRIQIMVEAARLAGIPYRAGGTSPNTGFDCSGFTSYVFRQVGISLPRVSRDQWASTTPIPRSQAKRGDMVFFHSGGRVYHAAIYAGGGRVWHSPRTGDVVSRVPIWSSHVFFGRVPALQP; from the coding sequence GTGCGTCCCTCGCGCCGCCCGGCCGCAGTCGCGGCCGCCCTGGCTGCCGGACTGCTGACCGCCGGCCTGGTCCTGCCCGCATCCCCCGCCACCGCGGCCACCCCGGCCGCCGCGACCACCCCGGCGGCCGTCGCCGTCCCCCGCGCCGACGGAAGCGGCGGGTCCGGCGGGTCCGCCGACGCGTCGGCCGCGTACGGCCGGGCCGAGCAGGCGGCATCCCGCGCCCAGGCCCGCGCGGCCGCCATCCGCGCCACCCGGATCCAGATCATGGTCGAGGCGGCCCGGCTGGCCGGGATCCCCTACCGCGCCGGCGGCACGTCGCCGAACACCGGCTTCGACTGCTCCGGGTTCACCTCGTACGTGTTCCGCCAGGTCGGCATCTCGCTGCCCCGGGTGTCCCGCGACCAGTGGGCCTCCACGACCCCGATCCCACGCTCCCAGGCCAAGCGGGGCGACATGGTCTTCTTCCACTCCGGCGGTCGGGTCTACCACGCGGCCATCTACGCCGGCGGCGGCCGGGTGTGGCACTCCCCGCGCACCGGCGACGTCGTGAGCAGGGTGCCGATCTGGTCCAGTCACGTGTTCTTCGGCCGGGTGCCGGCGCTGCAGCCCTGA
- a CDS encoding deoxyribodipyrimidine photo-lyase, which yields MPTLLWFRRDLRVHDHPALLEAAREAAADGDGRVLPLFVLDPAVWDPAGPVRRAYLLRSLAALRADLGGTLLVRAGDPSAVVPAVAADSGAGSVHISADFGPYGSARDLRVEAGLAGDGRRLVRTGSPYAVAPGRVTKDDGTAFRVYTPFFKAWLRHGWRAPAPDPDPAPTWWSPRDGDPLPDEPDLGDLVLPPAGEAAAYARWDAFRATGLAAYADDRNRPDLPSTSALGHHLKWGEIHPRTLLAELGDTPGEEVFRKELAWREFYADVLAQRPESARHSLDERFVAMTWDAGTAADEALEAWAAGRTGYPFVDAGMRQLRAEGWMHNRLRMVVASFLVKDLHLPWQRGARHFLHWLRDGDLASNSHGWQWTAGSGTDAAPYHRIFNPVTQGLRFDPDGDYVRRYVPELRHLPGAAAHEPWDAADGYAHGYPPRLVDHAVERTVALARLDAVKGDPARRTG from the coding sequence GTGCCGACCCTGCTGTGGTTCCGCCGTGACCTGCGGGTCCACGACCACCCGGCCCTGCTCGAGGCCGCCCGCGAGGCGGCGGCCGACGGGGACGGCCGGGTGCTGCCCCTGTTCGTGCTGGACCCCGCCGTGTGGGATCCGGCCGGCCCGGTCCGTCGCGCCTACCTGCTGCGCTCGCTGGCCGCGCTGCGCGCGGACCTCGGCGGCACCCTGCTGGTCCGCGCCGGCGACCCGAGCGCGGTGGTGCCCGCCGTGGCGGCCGACTCCGGCGCCGGCTCGGTGCATATCAGCGCCGACTTCGGGCCGTACGGGTCCGCCCGCGACCTACGGGTCGAGGCCGGCCTGGCCGGGGACGGCCGCCGACTGGTCCGGACCGGGTCGCCGTACGCGGTCGCGCCCGGCCGGGTCACCAAGGACGACGGGACGGCGTTCCGGGTCTACACGCCGTTCTTCAAGGCCTGGCTGCGGCACGGCTGGCGGGCGCCGGCACCGGACCCCGACCCGGCGCCCACCTGGTGGTCCCCCCGCGACGGCGACCCGCTGCCCGACGAGCCCGACCTCGGCGACCTGGTGCTGCCGCCCGCCGGGGAGGCGGCCGCGTACGCACGCTGGGACGCGTTCCGCGCCACCGGGCTGGCGGCGTACGCCGACGATCGCAACCGGCCCGACCTGCCGAGCACGAGCGCCCTCGGCCACCACCTGAAGTGGGGCGAGATCCACCCGCGAACGCTGCTGGCCGAGCTCGGGGACACCCCCGGCGAGGAGGTCTTCCGCAAGGAGCTGGCCTGGCGGGAGTTCTACGCCGACGTCCTCGCCCAGCGCCCGGAGTCCGCGCGCCACAGCCTGGACGAGCGGTTCGTCGCCATGACCTGGGACGCCGGAACGGCCGCGGACGAGGCGTTAGAGGCCTGGGCCGCGGGCCGCACCGGGTACCCGTTCGTCGACGCCGGGATGCGCCAGCTGCGAGCCGAGGGCTGGATGCACAACCGGCTGCGGATGGTGGTGGCGTCCTTCCTGGTGAAGGACCTGCACCTGCCCTGGCAGCGCGGCGCGCGGCACTTCCTGCACTGGCTGCGCGACGGCGACCTGGCGAGCAACAGCCACGGCTGGCAGTGGACCGCGGGCAGCGGCACCGACGCCGCGCCGTACCACCGGATCTTCAACCCGGTCACCCAGGGGCTGCGGTTCGACCCCGACGGCGACTACGTGCGGCGGTACGTCCCCGAGCTGCGCCACCTCCCCGGCGCGGCGGCGCACGAACCGTGGGACGCCGCCGACGGGTACGCCCACGGCTACCCGCCGCGGCTCGTCGACCACGCGGTCGAGCGCACCGTCGCCCTGGCCCGCCTGGACGCGGTGAAGGGGGACCCCGCGCGCCGGACCGGATGA
- a CDS encoding ParA family protein has product MHSIAVLSLKGGVGKSTVTLGLAGAAAARGLRTLVVDLDPQANATAALDTGEHEFTSGDVLADARAGIAADAITPTGWGPQVDVIAADRALEHRNVPEGRDSSLRLRVALSGLETRYDLVLVDSPPSLGELTRNALAAVDRALVVTEPGYFALQGAAQALDAVSVVRSAANLGLRPVGIVVNRVRSQHAEHAFRLTELREVYGSLVLDPVVPDRSCIQQAQGAGVAVQTWRTPAAREVSDVFDRLLTHVLAAR; this is encoded by the coding sequence ATGCACTCGATCGCCGTCCTCTCCCTCAAGGGCGGCGTCGGCAAGAGCACGGTGACCCTGGGTCTGGCTGGCGCGGCCGCGGCTCGGGGTCTGCGCACCCTGGTGGTGGACCTGGACCCGCAGGCCAACGCCACCGCCGCCCTGGACACCGGCGAGCACGAGTTCACCTCCGGCGACGTCCTGGCCGACGCGCGCGCCGGCATCGCCGCCGACGCGATCACCCCCACCGGCTGGGGGCCGCAGGTCGACGTCATCGCTGCCGACCGGGCGCTGGAGCACCGCAACGTCCCCGAGGGCCGGGACTCCTCGCTGCGGCTGCGGGTGGCGCTGTCCGGGCTGGAGACCAGGTACGACCTGGTGCTCGTCGACAGCCCGCCGTCCCTGGGGGAACTGACCCGCAACGCGCTCGCCGCCGTCGACCGCGCGCTGGTCGTCACCGAGCCCGGCTACTTCGCCCTTCAGGGCGCCGCCCAGGCGCTGGACGCGGTGTCGGTGGTCCGCTCCGCGGCCAACCTGGGGCTGCGCCCGGTCGGCATCGTGGTCAACCGGGTCCGTTCCCAGCACGCAGAGCACGCGTTCCGGCTGACCGAGTTGCGCGAGGTGTACGGCTCCCTGGTGCTGGACCCGGTGGTGCCGGACCGGTCGTGCATCCAGCAGGCCCAGGGTGCCGGGGTCGCGGTGCAGACCTGGCGCACACCGGCCGCGCGCGAGGTCTCCGACGTGTTCGACCGCCTCCTGACGCACGTGCTCGCCGCGCGCTGA